The sequence caaaataaatcatttaaaCATGTTAAAGTACAATCATGATATTTATGGATCTCGatacttttattattgcTCATATGATTATGTATACCATCCTTATATGtatcacattttttttctgttatcTTATTTGCATGAACAAAATTGTTAAAAGCTTGAAGTAAACTATAGTGTAATCCTCCTATTCCGCAATACAATTCCAGTACCTTTATTTTgtgcatattttttaagtgaacatttgttattatattcttattataaatatatatatatatatatttttttttttttttttttttttttttttttttttttttggtacaATATTTTAGAGAAGcgtcatttttaataaaattaggATGGAGAATAgaaaagtaaatataaatatatatatattacatatgtatgaatattttatgttttccggagtttaatcatatatatatatattatatatgtggcatatatatattattaattaatattatttatgaaaCGAGAACAAACAGAAAATTACCAtatcaatataattatattgtattattttatcatttcaatatattaaaaattatataataattaaataatcacTCTTTCGTAATTATATGGaatcttatatttttataatacccacataataaaaatattatataatatatatatatatatatatatatatatgtacaatagAATATGCtactatattatacataaaattggcatattattacatacgtacaattttttttttctctctttttttattttttcttttttttttttttcttttctttttttttttccatatgcCTTTGAACACATatactaaaatatataattctaaGTATTGtgttaaaaaaacaaaataatacaataaaatatttttgtatatttatttattttattttattttttttgtttttttatggaataaattaagatatatatgcaagcttaatatattgatatattatatatatatatatataatatatttatttatttatttatttatttattaagaaggaattacatatttttatatatatataaataataatatatatttttaatatttttttatcttatatttataatatatacgtCACCATGTTTTCAACAAGGTAAAAGaatagaataaataaataaatcaatatatatatatatatatatatatatatatatatatatatatgacataataaatatatatatttttttttatgatattacatttttcctttttatttaaatatatattttattgctTTATTATGTGTAAATATGCATATTAGCTTAATAgctgattatatatatgtacatattatatatatatatttatatatttatatgtttatttttttaggaGTGAATATGATAGGGGAGTAAATACCTTTTCTCCTGAAGGACGACTTTTTCAAGTTGAATATGCCTTAGGGGcgataaaagtaaaaataaaaaaaataaaaacatacatatatatatgtatatatatatatatgtacatatacatatgtatatatctattCATTCATTTATGTGCTTGTTCCTTTATAGCTTGGTAGTACGGCTGTAGGTATTTGTGTGAACGATGGAGTGATATTAGCATCCGAGAGAAGAATTTCCTCAACACTTATCGAAAAAGATTCCGTTGAGAAATTATTATCGATAGATGATCATATTGGTTGTGCGATGAGTGGTTTGATGGCTGATGCAAGAACATTAATTGATTATGCAAGAGTCGAGTGTAatcattataaatttatttataatgagaatataaatataaagtcATGTGTAGAACTAATATCTGAATTAGCTTTAGATTTTTCTAATTTGTCTGAtagtaaaagaaaaaagattaTGAGCAGACCATTCGGAGTTGCTTTATTAATTGGTGGTGTCGATAAAAACGGACCATGTTTATGGTATACTGAACCTTCAGGAACCAATACAAGATTTTCAGCAGCTTCTATAGGTTCAGCACAAGAAGGAgcagaattattattacaagaaaattataaaaaagatatgaCATTTGAACAAGCTGAAATTTTAGCTCTTACGGTTTTAAGACAAGTTATGGAAGATAAACTTTCAACATCAAATGTTGAAATATGTGCTATAAAAAAATCAGATCaaactttttataaatataatacggATGATATATCTAGAATTATTGACGTATTACCATCACCCGTTTATCCCACCATAGACATGACAGCATAGACATAAGATAATTACACATTGTTTCctcaataatataaaaaaaaatatatatatatatatatatatatatatatatatatatatatagatatatgtaTGAGGAAacgttttcatttttttcaaacatttattatgataagacggcattttataaaaataaaaatgaaaataagtTATATGAAATTGTGAGCATGAATATAAATTCttcaaatgttttatatatatatatatatatatatatatacatttacacatatttttatgtatatatttttatgtacatatttttaatttatatattttaatttttttttttttttttttttttttattttattttcccttttttatatcttttcaATATTCATCCCCTGGGTATGATGGACCATTCCCAAATAAAACTTAAAAAgtgatataaaattttaagcaccttatgtttttttaaaaatcgGAAaggttaatattatttaaacaaaagttagatatatatatatatatatatatatatatatatatatatgtaatatttgtgtgtatacattttatatgtatgagaaaagaaaaaattgtaaaatattttcatttaacttaaaaaatttatttatatatatatatattacattttaatatattatgaaaggATTGTGTATGTGTTTGGCTTGCTGTGTTGCTTTCACAAAATCATAATACGATATATTGTAATGCTTTATAAAATCCTGATTTGATGTTTGTAATAATGATTTAAGATCGATTGGTGGTATGTTTTTATCTTTGTTGTATACGAgttcattaaaatatttattgaaATCAGcgtaattatattttttaacgagatcattataatattttatataatcatcataataaatattcatataggCTATATGTCTTGGTATTATTCTTAATCTAAAGCTATAACTAAAATATTGTGGGAATAATAAGGTATCATGAAAATGTTTATTTAAATGtagaattaaatataaaagttttGGTCTTATAGTTCTAtagatattatatgtaaatattctTGGATACATTTTAATTAGTTTTTGtaaatctttttcttttatggtttcatgtatatataataattctttgtattttttttttaaattaccaAATGCAAAAAATTgtggtatattatataatatatgttgtaATTCTTTGTAATCATAAcctaattcatttttataatgttttaatcttttaataattgtatttttattaataagtGATAATCTAGGTGATgtgtaaataatttttttaatcattTCTATGTTGATTCCATTTTCTAGtacatttgttttttttataatagtaTTTCCATCCATATCAAAATTTACAATATCTTTGGTATTcctattttctttttcgtttatcgtattaaaaaaatcttttaaatcttttatatttttaaaataatgtttgaaaaaaaattcaattctttcataattatttaggAAGTAATTAAACTTTCCTTCAACACATGCTGATGTATTAATTTCTTCATAATCTTTTAAAAGATTATTATGAGATTCTAATTTATTTGGTTCGatatttttctctttatCCTCTTgtgttattttttcttccacATCAATTTTTTGGTTTTCTTCTTGATCATTTTTGATGTGTTCGTTTTTCTTacctttttcattattaacaAAAACATAGTTAACTTTAACAGGCTGTAGCATGATATTTGTATAAGTGTTTCTATggttttgatttttttcattttgtattaatgaaaaatcaactgtatgtttattttttaaaaagaaattgaCTGATTTTTCTAGATTTCCAAATATCAGATAAAATATCGCTGATTCGTCATGACATGatggataaaataaaaagcgTATATCTATAGTAAGGAATTTAAATATACTATAAATatcaaaattaaaatattctttaGATTTCAATTTTTGTATAACATTAAGaaagaaatttttttctttttgtaacATGGCTaataaattttctttataaccTACAGCATAATTTTCTAAACTCTTTAAAGGTTCGTTTGTTTTTCTAGATACCTTTAGTCTTCTCATAAAATTacaatttgtattttttaatcTATATTCTAAGGCCCATTtaaatgaatttaaaaatttctcAGGAATCTCATGaattatttcttcttcttttccATCAAACTTTTTTCCTAATATTGtattatcaatttttttaagagacttcaaattttttatgtatttatcattattattcttttcgaATAAATGGCATATCCTTTTgttcaataattttttatagcAAAAGTCTCTCTTATAACATGATATAAAGGatacacattttttatttaaacaaTTGTAtgtattgtaataatataacttgaaaaaattaaatttactTATATATTCGTTTATGTCCTTTTTTCGTATTTCTTCAATGTCATTTATATGggcacattttttttttttttgtatttttctctttttattataacaaaGGTATATATTTCgttttgtatataaattcTTACAaaggttattatatatatcaatatatatattgctatatatttttttatttttatttttatatatattaccataTATTTTTGACTTACATCCTTTATTCTTAATGGATGATCTATTATTCCATTTTGTTAAGAagttattattacatataaccTTTACACatctaatataatatatgtgagTACTTACATGGATaagtattaaaataataaagaaaacattaatattcattatatgtaGTTGTAATTATGTGTCATATCTTTATGGTCTTTCCCTTGATCTTCCttatcatcttttttttttttgtgataaataatttatatatatgttaaaaaaaatatttaattattatgagCTCTtcatcaaaaaataaaaagtaagaaataaaaaataaaaaataaaaaataaaaaataaaaacactaaaaaattaaagtatacaaaaaaaagggaaaaaaaaaaaaaagggaaaaaatatgtaatatatcaatataagaAAGAATGAAGTATTACATGATTTCacagaaaaagaaaaaaaaaaaaaaaaaaaaaaaaaaaaaaaaattaatattatattatattatattatattatatatataagaatatacatatatataataaatggaatgtataaaaaaataatcataatagtATAAACAAATCTTAGTTATTAGAACCGAAAGAGTTtccaaagaaaaaaaaaaaaaaaaaaaaaaaatatacatatatattatatatacttaccataaaatgtatatggTTCCGTTgggatataaaatattttttaaagtgTGTTCtcctttttataaataatttaatgaacatataaattaatattttattgaaTTTGAATAATGtagaatattttataaaatatatataatataatatataatatatatatattatatatttatgtatgtgtaGAGAGTAcggaatattttatatataataatataattccaTGTgacaaaaaagaaacattAATTAaaggtacatatatatatatatatatatatatatatatttatttatttaattatttaattatttattatatagatCTTCCTTTTTGGGGTATAAAGATTATAGGATGATCCGTTatgttaataaattaaaaagaattaatagaaaaggaatatataaattacatGTAGAAAATGACAAAATTATTGACATGCCCTTGTTCTTAGTtgaacacatatatattagaaaaaaaaaagaattgatAAAGCTATTACATGAAGCTATATATTTTGACAGAGAACATTTTTTcaataattataagaaagtgttattaaataaaaaggaatggaaaaataaaaatgattttaaagattatgtaaataatataaaagaagaatttAATCTCATGAatataagtaataaaaattataattgtcATAGTAatactaatattatatattctcaGGAACATGGTAGAAATACTTTTGAAAATTATAAGTTATcatcaaatattaaaaatgaaataaatgattcttcaaataattatatgaacccttataaatataataatgaagaatatgATGAGTTGATAATACAATTATCAAAATTATATCATGATGAAGAAGTTTTTGATAATACAACTTTTCTTTTGGATTGTTTTCAGTTTATCgaagaagaaaattatgttaattattatctagaagaaaaattaaaaaacaataatataaataaaatatatgatgacaaaaatttatataatgaagatatatataatgattatgATTTAATAGGTTATATACCTAACgatttatttttctcatgTATTCAAAATAGAATAAtatctataaaaaaatattgttcatatagCGAACTTTTttctcttatttttttatttcataaaagGAATGACATGAGACctattattttattgattgatgaatatataaaaaaaatgtgtaatgaaaaggataaaattgttaataataagcatattatatatatgttgaatatttttattaaaatgaaacataataaagataataaaagtaataaaagtaatatttgtagtagtagtagtagtagtaagtatatattttctcatttattaaaaaatgtctATATTAACTTTACATATAacaatttaaaattattaacattatcCTTTACATGTTTATCCAGAATACATTCATATAATGCTTTATTTTATCAACACGTCTCTAcctttataaataatatttctacCCTTTCAACCTTATCATGTTCTATGATATTACACAGTATaggttattataaattttatatgaaaaaaataaaaggacgCTTATTTGAGCACATACGAAAttacaaacaaataaaaaaaaaaaaaaaaaaaaaaattcttcatGATAAAAATCAAATCATTATagaccaaaaaaaaaaacattttgaaaaagaatataatattacaaattatataacatatcataataataaaaaatctcTTATCGAAGGTCAAAACAATaatcatttatatgataaaaacgAATCGACATACACACACCATATTAGTAATCAAATTTGTTATAAGAATATAGGTGAAAGACATATAATAAGCTTTGATTTCTCAAGAgaacatatgaatataataaaaaacctagaaaataaaattattgaaaaattaatatgttCCAATATTCAAGATATAGATTCTAAAAGTATTAGTAGTATtttccattattattatttatcacaaaaggttttattaaatttacaGGATcaagaattatttaataaattactCAATATTTTAATTCATAATAACGTGAATTTTATCACACCACGACATTTTCTTATGTGCTCCTATACATTAATtcttcataaatattttacaaatataaatatagcatcttattttctttttcagtGTGCTAAATTAATTAAGTTATTAAAAAAGCAAATTTATATAgacaatttattttttattttaataggCTTTTCACAAAACGAGTTAATCTTTTATAACAACAAAAAGAAGCATATGAATGGTACAggagtaatatatattgataataataataataaaatttgtaattataaaatagaaaaaaataaatatattgatatattacaaaaatcgCAGTATGAATTAAATCTTTTAACTAACCAAAATAATGTTACACCCGCTAGTTCAAGAGCAgctattttatatatatttaatgaaataACAAACTTAGATTATGAATTAAATACAAAACaaattgttttatttctgcaattattttcatcttttaatataaagtTTAGTACAGATATTAAgcaaaaattattttctctTATAATTACTAAGACACACCTTTTAATAAAACACGTACATTTTATCTTACCAGGagctataaaaatatatggaatTACAAGCAATTATATGAAAACTATTTGTTTGAATTTTCTTGAAAAAATGGATAATGAAATTAATAgaatttataatttgttaGAAAATGGGGAGTTCGATatgatttataattttaccaaaacaaataatataaatgccAATGTAgaatattgttttatatttgatattaatatattatccgacatattatatatatttgatcaaatagatgtaaataaaaaagattttATGGACAACCTAAccaatttgttatattttaataattattatcttcttacATATAAGAAAAACAATTTTAATTCATTTGTATATCTATTGCATTATATTTCATCATCATAtagtaatgaaaaaaaaataaataaactaaaacattttctttatacaAATGTATCTGAATATTTGAATATGTCATTTAAGAAATATGTAGATCATATAAAAGCATATGGAGATTACAAAAGtcatataaacaaaaatgagGACAATAATTCccatgaagaaaataaaaataaaattatagaaaACATGAATCTATCAAATAATCAGCatagaaataattattttaatgaagttacacataatatattaaatgataaaatatatatgaaagatTTGATCTTATTATTGGATTCAATCAGAATTAATAAAGCATACAATCACACGTtacttattaataatttgatTAATATTGTAAGTTTtgaataaggaaaaaaaaaaaaaaaaaatatatatatatatatatatatatatatatatatatatatatttatatttatataacataaaatattttcccaCATTCTCTCTTTTTCTATACACAGATGAACACTGAAAAAATAACCTTACTCTCGGATGAAGATGTAGagttaataaattatatttttatagacATGGGATTAATGAATAATCCAATAATGACTGAAgcaaagtaaaaataaaaaaattaaagttcAAATTATGAACTATAACTTAAATGgatattttgaaaatattggaaaatgtaaatgttatatatatatatatatatatttatttatttatatttatatatatgtaaattttttttttttatatatattcttaggAAAAGAGGCTTAAGCATGGCATTAAACGGTTAATATTATAGACGTATGTAAAAGGGATAAAATTgtcttatttaaaaatttttttgtttttaaatgtttatatttttacctgacttgttcatataattttgtagaacaagctatttttttttttttttttttttttttttttttttgttatatatttagttATTAATTAATCCTTAAGATAATTATAGTTTTTAAACATTTCATTACTCAGATTAAAagatttttaatataacataagaGTTACATTAGACCAattgaaaaacaaaaaaaaaaaaaaaaagtacatatattatatatatatatatatatatatatatatatttttaaatgttttacattaatttaaatattattccaTATGTGATAaaactttaatttttttttttttttttttttttttttaaatatataaaacggacatatcattaatataaataaatttctaaaaaaaaaaaaaataaaataaaataatcacatattttcaaaagtattaattatatttacatttcttttaaatatatttgtgcAATATTCTTCCGAATTTTGCTCTGTCATGTTAAACAAAtcatatttttgaaaattaattataacattccataatatatttcctttGACATACTTTTTTAACTGTTTTATGAAAACACTaaagataattttttttaatttataactTTCAAGGAAtgcttttttaattttaaaaattctgTATAAGAAAAGGAATGATTCCGAATAGCAACTCAATTCTAAGAGTACCAAACTCAGTAGAAAATTGGCTAGTACATGTTGATCATTTAAATTGATAGTTAATTTAATACAATTAAGAAAATCATAAATCCATTTACTTTTGTACAAATTTGGATTTAGAAAGATAACattcttaaaaatatatttttctttatggtttaatttttgataatagttaatataatttttatcgatttttttttttttttttttctttggaTTTACAGAACTATCTGTATTTGATGAAGAGTATTTTTCATCTACTCTTTCGTTTTTCGTGGTACTGCTGTAGGTTCCTTTAGAGtagttataatattcattatgTGTTGTTTTATCATTATCTGTTCCGTGTGTGtcatttttttccctttGACATTTTTTGATATTGTTCAACATGTTATTATTGGTCTTATCATATTCAATTACAAAATTGTTCTGCTCATagacatatacatatttccCATTGTGAATATATGAGAAAtcaaaattaaagaaatttTTTAGGAAAGCAAAATATTTACTATTGTTTCTATAAATTTTGAATGCCTCAAGAAATTTTTCGTTAGCCCAGATAAGATTTTGCTTAAGTGTAATTATATTACCTACATATAGTTGATCGGACATATTTCTGCAATGGAAATGTATATGAGACGAGATATTTGAATGATGTAATTGAAggaattcttttttataattgagatttgttatattaaaaaattttttggaTGAATATAACAatgatttaaaattatttaataaattatcgAATAGGTCAACCATATTATAGttataatgattattattatcatcattatgatGAACATTATTATTCTCATT is a genomic window of Plasmodium falciparum 3D7 genome assembly, chromosome: 7 containing:
- a CDS encoding proteasome subunit alpha type-5, putative; its protein translation is MFSTRSEYDRGVNTFSPEGRLFQVEYALGAIKLGSTAVGICVNDGVILASERRISSTLIEKDSVEKLLSIDDHIGCAMSGLMADARTLIDYARVECNHYKFIYNENINIKSCVELISELALDFSNLSDSKRKKIMSRPFGVALLIGGVDKNGPCLWYTEPSGTNTRFSAASIGSAQEGAELLLQENYKKDMTFEQAEILALTVLRQVMEDKLSTSNVEICAIKKSDQTFYKYNTDDISRIIDVLPSPVYPTIDMTA
- a CDS encoding mTERF domain-containing protein, putative, which gives rise to MNINVFFIILILIHVSTHIYYIRCVKVICNNNFLTKWNNRSSIKNKGCKSKIYGNIYKNKNKKIYSNIYIDIYNNLCKNLYTKRNIYLCYNKKRKIQKKKKCAHINDIEEIRKKDINEYISKFNFFKLYYYNTYNCLNKKCVSFISCYKRDFCYKKLLNKRICHLFEKNNNDKYIKNLKSLKKIDNTILGKKFDGKEEEIIHEIPEKFLNSFKWALEYRLKNTNCNFMRRLKVSRKTNEPLKSLENYAVGYKENLLAMLQKEKNFFLNVIQKLKSKEYFNFDIYSIFKFLTIDIRFLFYPSCHDESAIFYLIFGNLEKSVNFFLKNKHTVDFSLIQNEKNQNHRNTYTNIMLQPVKVNYVFVNNEKGKKNEHIKNDQEENQKIDVEEKITQEDKEKNIEPNKLESHNNLLKDYEEINTSACVEGKFNYFLNNYERIEFFFKHYFKNIKDLKDFFNTINEKENRNTKDIVNFDMDGNTIIKKTNVLENGINIEMIKKIIYTSPRLSLINKNTIIKRLKHYKNELGYDYKELQHILYNIPQFFAFGNLKKKYKELLYIHETIKEKDLQKLIKMYPRIFTYNIYRTIRPKLLYLILHLNKHFHDTLLFPQYFSYSFRLRIIPRHIAYMNIYYDDYIKYYNDLVKKYNYADFNKYFNELVYNKDKNIPPIDLKSLLQTSNQDFIKHYNISYYDFVKATQQAKHIHNPFIIY